A single Silvibacterium dinghuense DNA region contains:
- a CDS encoding tetratricopeptide repeat protein — translation MMLGLELHPPLSVEEKLEKRKLIVRDVTAIVTLSLITAVLATLTWLLFNSFTQHRKDLAARWLKRGETAMAANRPDQAVNALRSALEYQKGAPIAEQRETEIELASALAAAGRINEATAYFNSLLEAAPGNGIINLQLARLAAKQGHEAQALESYQRALDGVWQGDGYERRLQVRLELVGYLISRKEYSRAQGELLTASGNAPDEPEIKLRIAGLMEQAEDQQNAFRLYRTLSTERHPPLEALEGAGRTAIALGHLQIARQYLTRALADYSMDKRPEAERTAVRDQLTNATHLLIVYPDPSLAPPARATRILQNVATARQRFIACSPTSAQTQSTGTNTAAIAPPNALSALVSRWQQVPAGISAQTLENDPDLQQELMTLVYDTEKLTAQGQTCGQPSGNDALLLELAQAPWTSEQPQ, via the coding sequence ATGATGCTTGGCCTGGAGCTCCATCCCCCGTTATCCGTTGAGGAGAAGCTTGAAAAGCGCAAGCTGATTGTCCGCGACGTAACTGCTATCGTCACGCTGTCCCTCATCACGGCCGTGCTGGCTACCCTTACCTGGCTGCTCTTTAACTCGTTCACCCAGCATCGCAAGGACCTGGCCGCGCGCTGGCTGAAGCGCGGAGAGACCGCCATGGCCGCAAACCGGCCGGATCAGGCCGTCAATGCCCTCCGTTCCGCGCTCGAATACCAGAAAGGCGCACCCATCGCAGAGCAGCGCGAAACCGAGATCGAGCTCGCCTCCGCACTCGCCGCCGCGGGGCGCATCAACGAGGCCACAGCCTATTTCAATTCCCTGCTGGAAGCTGCTCCCGGCAATGGCATCATCAATCTTCAGCTGGCTCGTCTTGCCGCGAAACAGGGCCACGAAGCCCAGGCGCTCGAAAGCTATCAGCGTGCCCTCGACGGTGTCTGGCAGGGTGACGGCTATGAGCGCCGACTACAGGTCCGCCTCGAGCTCGTCGGCTATCTGATCAGCCGTAAAGAATACAGCCGTGCGCAGGGCGAACTGCTCACGGCTTCCGGCAATGCACCCGATGAGCCGGAGATCAAGCTTCGCATTGCCGGCCTAATGGAGCAGGCAGAAGACCAGCAGAATGCCTTTCGCCTCTACCGCACACTCTCCACCGAGCGGCATCCTCCTCTGGAAGCGCTGGAAGGCGCCGGCCGTACCGCTATCGCTCTCGGACACCTGCAGATCGCGCGCCAGTACCTCACTCGCGCTCTCGCCGACTATTCGATGGACAAAAGACCGGAAGCCGAGCGCACCGCTGTTCGCGATCAGCTGACCAATGCAACACACCTCCTCATTGTGTATCCCGATCCCAGCCTCGCGCCTCCTGCACGCGCCACACGCATTCTGCAGAACGTTGCCACGGCCCGCCAGCGTTTCATTGCCTGCAGCCCGACATCGGCACAAACACAGAGCACCGGCACAAACACTGCGGCCATCGCACCCCCCAATGCCCTCAGCGCTCTTGTCAGCCGCTGGCAGCAGGTTCCGGCCGGTATCAGCGCCCAGACCCTTGAAAACGATCCCGACCTCCAGCAGGAGCTGATGACCCTGGTCTACGACACAGAAAAGCTCACCGCGCAAGGCCAGACCTGCGGCCAACCCTCCGGCAACGATGCCCTGCTCCTCGAGCTCGCACAAGCCCCGTGGACCAGCGAGCAACCACAATAG